The DNA sequence CATTTCCCTAAAGAGGGGGCGGATTATAGACAGATGAATTTGTTTTATGCAGATGAGTCATCAACAGATACTGTAGTAAATAACTGGAATGTGGATACGGTTAATTTGGTGAAACGGACTCTAAAATTAGGTTCTTTTGGTTGGTGGTATCCTGGGCCTGACGATTCAACTAGCTACAGCTTTACACCTAGAAACTATGTGGATACAGGTTATTATTGGAATCCACTTGATTTCTATGTATGCTCATATGATTTCAGTGAAGAGACTATCAAAGAGGTTGAAACTACACTGAATAGCAATACCTTTCCTGATTTTGACAGCTGGAATGATTTTGGGGTTGAGTGTAGAATGTACATTTCGAGAGAAGGATACATAGAGACTCCGATAGTAGTTACAGGCTTGTCCAGCCGTGCGAAAAAAGAGATCCTCCAATTCTTGAGAGACTTACCTCAATTAGAACCTGGGAAAGATAAGGATGGAGATATAATAGAAAGAAGGGGATTGATCTTCATTGAAGGAGGAAATATTATTCCATTGTATAAGACTGATGAAGAATACCTTAAGTCATTTGATGAAAAATATTCAAAATATGAGGCGAATCCAATTAAAAGTATGGACGATGCAGAGTTAAACTACTATATCTTTAGTGTCTCAGAGCTAGGTTGGATTAACTGTGATCGGTTTTTAGACTTTGAAGAAAAAGTTGATTTAATAACTGATTTTCCTGTGTCAACAGAGTTACAGTTAAAACTAGTATTTAGCGATATAAACGGCGTTTTAAAACCGGATATCGTAAAAGGGAAGTATGTTTTTTTTGGAGTACCTAAGGGACAAAATGCAACTCTAATTGGAATCAAATCAAAAGAAGGTAGGTTTTCAATGGCTTTTCATGATTTTGAGATAAGTGAAAATCCTATTCAGGAACTTCAGTTTTCAGAGACCACATTGAGTGAATTGAGAGAAAGATTAAGTAGATATAATGACTGAAAACAACTTAGCCTCCCCCGGCACGACACGAAGTCGCCACGAACACTATTAAACCACTGAATATGAGTTCATAAAGATGAACTTAGATATGCTTTAACCACTGGTACTACCCAGCGTTTCCTATGTCGGCATGGGCTACTGGTAACGGTGGTTGGTGAAGCCCGACAGACAAATCGAGCCTTTCAAAAAGCACGCTGCGAAGTAGCCTTCAAAGCTGTTAATCCCTTAGGGCGAAGGCGGTGGAATAAGATGATAGGTACAAGCTAGTTGAATTCCGTAGCTCGGGATAAGTACTTAGTAATCAGATGGAACACCATTTTAATCCAAGTACAAAGTACCTTATACCCTTGAACTCAGCGAAGCGGTCTTACGACCGAAGGAAGTAAAGTGGCACGTAGGGTTCTTAGAGGGGAAAGGGCAGTGATGCTCTGACCTACCCAACTCCAGCCCCTTCGCTTAGCTGTGCTCTGGCGCAGTAGCCAGAGTAGCCAACAATAAAAAACATAAAAGAAAATTGAGAAATATTTACTACAAAATAATTTGTTGCTTAGCGTTTGCCTTGTTCTTAATAGCAACTAATCAAAAGCTAAAATCAAAAACATCTATAAACCCAGTACCTGGTTCTTGTACAATCTTCTCTGCGTCAGTTGGAGATAAAGCCTTTTATGGAAACAATGAAGACTACTATAAGTCTGAAACATATTTATGGACAAATGTGGCAAAAGACGAGAATTATGGTTGCATATATCTTGGGTTTGAAGACTATTCTCATCAGGGTGGAATCAATGAAAAGGGGCTTTGCTTTGATGCAAATGCTCTACCTAAATCAACAATAAAACTTCATCTTGAATTAGCGTCTCCACCACATTATGAAGCTCCTTATGATGAATACATGATGTGGCTTCCAGTATTGATTCTAAGAAAAGCGGCTACCGTTAAAGAAGCGGTAGAAATTGCAAAAAAGTATCAAAGAAAAAATTGGTATCCAAAAGATGGAAAAGTAAAGTATCAATTAAACTTTGCAGATGCAACGGGAGATGCTGTAATTATCAGCGTTGATGAATACGGAGAACTAGTGTATACAAAAAAGGAGAACGGAGAAAACTATTTACTTTCGACTAATTTTAATCGAGCAAATCCAAAGAATGCTTTTGAATATCCTTGCAAGAGATACAACAAGGCGGAGGAAATGTTAGGCGTAATAAAAAACGAAAATGACTTAACACCTGATTATTTCAAAGCAATACTCGAATCAGTTCATCAAAAAGGGGTTTTTAACAGGACATTGTATTCTAATATTTTTGATTTAAAAAATGGTATTGTTTATTTATATCATTGGCACCAATTTGAAGAAGTTGTGGTGTTGAATGTTGAACAAGAATTGGCTAAAGAAGAGTATGTGGTTAGGATTAAAGATTTATTTTCACAAAAGACGGTCAATAAGGCTTCAAATGGATTTGCAAAGTCCATTCTTTTATTGTGTTTAAAGATTATGGCAGGTACAATAATTATTGCTGGATTAATATATTTGATTAAGAAAAATAAATTGAATACTGCTGGCAACAACGCACATAAGGATCAGTCGAGCTAAGCGCCCGCCCGAATTTGATACACACGTTTAACAAGATCACCTTGTTTCCTGTGTCTAATTATTTGTTTTTCAATTGATTAATTGTTTGTTATTCGCTAATTTTGTCTCCTCACTAGCAAAGCAAAAAGTGATGAAAACGAAAGAAGTTCATCAGCAAGAACTGCGCAAATCTGTGGTGTTAAAGAATCCCCACCAGGGGTAGTAAACGTCTGAAGACAGTTTCAACTGACCTGTCTGAATAGAAAATATAGGGGGAGGTGCGCAGATAGGCCTTTGAATTGGCTACAATGTAAAACAACCTTTTTGAAGCAAAAAAAATGACTCAATCTGAATTTATAATCTTGAACTTTACGGAGATTAGGAGAAAAAGTATCAAACTTTGGAGAGGACTTCCTAAAAGCCATTACAATTGGAAGCCTGACGAAAAGGCAATGACTGCGATAGAAATGATTAGGCACGTGTTAGAAGCCGATTATGGATGGAATATTATCATCAATAATGGGAGTATGACAAACTATAGAACACCCTGGGAAAATCGACCATTTGTTAGCGTTACGGATGAACTTGAATTTGCCGAACCCTATAGAAATGCATTTTTAGAAAGTGTTCGACAATTTTCGGATGCTGCATTAAACGAAACTGAAATTGTTCATCCTGGAAATGGTGACAAGAAAATACTTGGAAAATATTTATTACGGATTGGTTATCACGAATCTGTTCACGCGGGACAATTCCTTTCGTATTTAAGAGCAATGGAAATTAATCGCCCAGAGATATGGGACTAAAGAATAAAAAACATTGCATCCATTGGTTTCAATAAATTTCGGCTTATTAGCAAGCTAAAGCCAACTGGATCATAAATAAGCTCTGAATTACCTTCTATTTCAGCAACAAAAAATCATGATGCAAACAAAGTTATTCACGCTCCATCTGTTATTGATGCTGGGTCTCCAGCTTCCTTCCCAAACTACGTATGATTACCTTTCACGACCAGGTCTAACGCTGGCAGCTGAACATTACAATTGGGTGGATGGTACGGAAAATAATACTTACCAATTCGTTGGAGATACCATGTTGTGTGGTGAAAATTTATTGACTTTTCAGTACGTTTACGCCCCCACTGTGAAAATTTTCTTACGGGTTGAGGGGGGTAAAGTATGGAGGAAATCTAATGCTAATGATCCTTGTAACAACGAACAGTTGATCTATGATTTTGATTTGGAAGTTGGAGATGTTGCTGATACATATTATCACAATGGCTACCAAGTTATTGAAATAGGCACGCTTACCTTACTAAATGGTGAAGAACGCAAGCAGCTTTTTTTAATGGATGGTACCAATGGGGAACCTGCAGTATGGGTCGATGGTATTGGTGATTTGAGGTATGGTCTCTTTCCAATGCTTGATTTTGAAGGGTACACTTCGCTAATATGTGTTAAGGAGAATGAAGAAACAATTTGGTTAGATCCAGAACAACCTACTGAACTGTGTGATTCCCTAGCCTGCCCCAGGCCAGTACCTGATTTCGATTTTGCAGCCGATCTGCTTCAAGTGAATTTTGAGAACCGTTCTTTCAACGCATCTTATGTACATTGGGATTTTGGGGATGGTGAAACATCAACGGAATTACACCCTAGTCATCATTATGCAAATCCTGGTTGTTATGAGGTGACCCTTACTTTAAGCACTGATTGTCTATCCGGAACGTTTGAAAAGCAATTATCGGTGCCCGTTTGTATTGCTCAGGCATGGAAAGTGAAAAATCCTGATTTTGCCAGTGGTTCCACAAAGGTTGATTTCGTGAACGATACAATGGGTTGGGCGATTACGCTTCATCAAATCTGGAAAACGGAAGATCGTGGTGTCACCTGGACCGAACAACCCTACCCAATTCCGCCCGCCCCAATCAATCGGGTTTTAAGAACGATTGACATGGTTGACGAAATGCATGGCGTGATTGCTACCTTCAATGCTGGTGCTCCATCATCAATAAAAGCAATTTTGATTACACATGATGGTGGGCAGACTTGGGAAGAAAAAATGCCGGGGTCTTACTTTGTTTTTTCGGCAATTATGACGGACGATGGGCAGGTTTTTGGCACTGGACAATTTGCTGGCGTGTTTTATTCCAATGATTGGGGGAATAGTTTCGTCGAATTGCCATCGGGAGCAGTAGATTTTTCTATATTCCAATACCTCGGAAATAATGTAGTTGTCGCATCAGGCTTACAAGGCTTACCTCCAATTGCCACGAGTGTGATCTCTATTTCTGATGATGCTGGTCAAAGTTGGACCCACAACTTGCTGCCTGCACCTTATTACAGGGCATCGGGATTTCATTTTTTTAATCCCAACGAAGGTTTCGTTTGCGGGTATGAAGGTTTTTTGATAAAAACAGAAGATGGTGGTCAAAGCTGGCAGGAAATCGCCTACGATGATGACCGCAAAGCAATAGCTATTCATTTTGTCGATGCCCAGAATGGCTGGGCTGTAGGGGACAAGGGCCTTGTCCTTAGTACGACAGATGGAGGAGATACCTGGTTGGTGGGTAACTGTGGTTATCGAAACAATCTGCTTTCTATCAGTGCTTTTGATGCCGAAAACTGTTGGGCGGGTTCCGGAAACGGAAAGTATTTGGAATTTGATGCGGAAGCCGAATCCGATTGTTTTCCAAACAATATCAATGAGTTGAATGTAGGGGACA is a window from the Lewinella sp. LCG006 genome containing:
- a CDS encoding DinB family protein codes for the protein MTQSEFIILNFTEIRRKSIKLWRGLPKSHYNWKPDEKAMTAIEMIRHVLEADYGWNIIINNGSMTNYRTPWENRPFVSVTDELEFAEPYRNAFLESVRQFSDAALNETEIVHPGNGDKKILGKYLLRIGYHESVHAGQFLSYLRAMEINRPEIWD
- a CDS encoding YCF48-related protein; this encodes MMQTKLFTLHLLLMLGLQLPSQTTYDYLSRPGLTLAAEHYNWVDGTENNTYQFVGDTMLCGENLLTFQYVYAPTVKIFLRVEGGKVWRKSNANDPCNNEQLIYDFDLEVGDVADTYYHNGYQVIEIGTLTLLNGEERKQLFLMDGTNGEPAVWVDGIGDLRYGLFPMLDFEGYTSLICVKENEETIWLDPEQPTELCDSLACPRPVPDFDFAADLLQVNFENRSFNASYVHWDFGDGETSTELHPSHHYANPGCYEVTLTLSTDCLSGTFEKQLSVPVCIAQAWKVKNPDFASGSTKVDFVNDTMGWAITLHQIWKTEDRGVTWTEQPYPIPPAPINRVLRTIDMVDEMHGVIATFNAGAPSSIKAILITHDGGQTWEEKMPGSYFVFSAIMTDDGQVFGTGQFAGVFYSNDWGNSFVELPSGAVDFSIFQYLGNNVVVASGLQGLPPIATSVISISDDAGQSWTHNLLPAPYYRASGFHFFNPNEGFVCGYEGFLIKTEDGGQSWQEIAYDDDRKAIAIHFVDAQNGWAVGDKGLVLSTTDGGDTWLVGNCGYRNNLLSISAFDAENCWAGSGNGKYLEFDAEAESDCFPNNINELNVGDNKLSIFPNPTSDLVTIRVTNFDATNGNDRVVVYNHLGQNVFEANMFNETLELNTKAWNAGMYWVKWFRNERFIGAEKLMVLDGY